The Thalassotalea nanhaiensis genome has a window encoding:
- a CDS encoding 1-acyl-sn-glycerol-3-phosphate acyltransferase, with product MNNLSSVVPINIPRTNRRFIKWCAGKLFIMLGWRITGSFPNEKKLILAVAPHTSNWDFVIGVIVKLALDLKLNFLGKDAIFFWPFNIWLKAIGGIAIDRKSPHGVVGQMVDKFEQQESLVLALAPEGTRSKVTQWKTGFLHIANKASVPVLPIQIDYKAKQIIFYQARNIGADIEDELQGIKSIFSKDCAKNPHNF from the coding sequence ATGAATAACTTATCTAGTGTTGTGCCAATCAATATTCCTAGAACCAATAGGCGTTTTATTAAATGGTGTGCGGGTAAGTTATTTATCATGTTGGGCTGGCGCATTACTGGCAGCTTTCCAAACGAAAAAAAATTAATTTTAGCGGTAGCGCCTCATACGTCAAACTGGGATTTTGTCATTGGCGTGATCGTAAAACTCGCCCTTGATTTAAAGTTAAACTTTTTGGGAAAAGATGCGATATTTTTTTGGCCTTTTAATATTTGGTTAAAGGCAATTGGAGGTATCGCTATCGATAGAAAGTCACCACATGGCGTAGTAGGGCAAATGGTTGATAAGTTTGAGCAGCAAGAGTCGTTGGTGTTAGCGTTGGCACCAGAAGGAACTCGTTCTAAGGTTACACAGTGGAAAACTGGTTTTTTACATATTGCCAATAAAGCGAGTGTGCCGGTTTTGCCGATTCAAATCGATTATAAAGCCAAACAAATTATATTTTATCAAGCACGTAATATAGGCGCTGATATTGAAGACGAGTTGCAGGGGATCAAGTCAATTTTTAGTAAGGATTGTGCAAAAAATCCCCATAATTTTTAG
- the priC gene encoding primosomal replication protein PriC — MERSLNRLKSILDQLEIDANAADQINKQRKSHYYLQDEAMFDEKLFPINSSSYYAYVKYTQKRLDHLQKLLSTKHMEFCDALMAELEEQISSLITAIKSNDNRHNDSEYRLDRRNRLNKQKTQAKAKFKKQTKAVLMSSHQLYAKLAEFRGFERRLQDMVQVKELELAKTKKHDTSSMQQELLTLHQRLGRCRKAISDVEKQIEDSEKTR; from the coding sequence ATGGAACGCTCTTTAAATCGATTAAAATCAATATTAGATCAACTTGAAATTGACGCTAATGCAGCTGATCAAATAAACAAACAGCGAAAGTCACATTATTACCTACAAGACGAAGCCATGTTTGATGAAAAGCTGTTTCCCATCAACAGCTCCAGTTATTATGCGTATGTTAAGTACACCCAAAAGCGTCTGGATCATTTACAAAAGTTATTGAGCACAAAACATATGGAGTTTTGTGATGCGCTGATGGCTGAGCTGGAAGAGCAAATTTCTTCACTTATTACCGCAATAAAATCAAACGACAATCGTCATAATGACAGCGAGTATCGACTCGATCGTCGTAATCGACTTAATAAACAAAAAACACAAGCTAAGGCTAAGTTTAAAAAGCAAACCAAAGCAGTATTAATGTCGTCGCATCAGCTTTATGCAAAGCTTGCAGAATTTCGTGGTTTTGAGCGTCGTTTACAAGACATGGTACAAGTGAAAGAGCTTGAATTAGCGAAAACTAAGAAACATGATACTAGCAGTATGCAGCAAGAGCTTTTAACCTTACATCAACGATTAGGTCGTTGTCGAAAAGCAATTAGTGATGTAGAAAAACAAATAGAAGATTCTGAAAAAACAAGATAG
- a CDS encoding TSUP family transporter, giving the protein MFELFSDPYLLLTLSLVGFIAGFIDAIAGGGGLLTVPVLLSSGLPPHIALGTNKLAACFSSFTASVTFYRKKLFNPLFWILAAVATTIGAVIGTIIVNFVSADLINKLLPIIILLCALYTLCSKTALSESASLPKPSVVLKIKQSVQGFVLGFYDGFAGPGTGTFWTVSSLALYKMNILLSSGLSRSMNFISNFTSLLTFIYFGQVNFLLGLAMGVFMILGSWLGAHSAIRYGSRFIRPIFITVVMVMAIKLAYQAWF; this is encoded by the coding sequence ATGTTTGAACTTTTTTCAGATCCCTATCTATTATTAACATTATCGTTAGTTGGATTTATTGCCGGTTTTATCGATGCGATTGCTGGTGGTGGTGGCTTGTTAACCGTACCGGTTTTATTATCATCGGGACTTCCTCCTCATATTGCCTTGGGCACAAATAAACTCGCCGCCTGTTTTAGCTCTTTTACAGCATCGGTTACCTTTTATAGAAAAAAACTGTTTAATCCACTATTTTGGATATTAGCCGCTGTGGCCACAACAATTGGCGCAGTAATTGGTACAATCATTGTTAATTTTGTCAGTGCCGATCTCATAAACAAGCTTCTTCCTATTATTATCTTACTGTGTGCTTTATATACGCTATGCTCCAAAACAGCACTGAGTGAGTCTGCCAGTTTGCCAAAACCAAGTGTTGTTTTAAAAATAAAACAAAGCGTACAAGGTTTTGTATTGGGCTTTTACGATGGCTTTGCCGGACCTGGCACGGGAACATTCTGGACAGTTTCTTCTTTAGCTTTGTATAAAATGAACATTCTACTAAGCTCTGGCTTGTCGAGAAGTATGAATTTCATCAGTAACTTTACTTCTCTGTTAACCTTTATTTATTTTGGCCAAGTAAACTTTTTACTAGGTTTGGCAATGGGAGTGTTTATGATCCTGGGTTCATGGCTAGGTGCACATTCAGCGATTCGTTATGGCAGTAGGTTCATAAGACCAATATTTATTACGGTAGTAATGGTTATGGCAATAAAGCTTGCATATCAGGCTTGGTTTTAA
- a CDS encoding TonB-dependent receptor domain-containing protein, which yields MYSNNKLAKAVRLAMVFGASATAGISANAFAAEEATAEEEVERIEVTGSRIKRADMESASPVTVITTEDMKIQGISNVADALQNMTAQSGGLTAAVNNGGNGNATVNLRGLGSNRTLVLVNGRRMVASGTGASARVDLNTIPMSAVKRIEVLKDGASAVYGSDAIAGVVNIIMRDDFEGFEFDASYSETAEGDGDEASLSTTFGISSDKGNIVVNLGFYDRGEVRQADRSYSECPIWEGTNDDGTPNQYCGGSSFSLGMNAFLPDGRRVQFEPGGNNSSTAAGYHDWINAGDNNDRYNYSALSYLSTPATRYNVSVLGNYEIADDLNFFSEAYYTNRHSIQQMAPQPIYYAYGANGRNWTMSDDPSVYPFVNLYDFAGTGDTIYPLRRMQEVGPRIFEQEVNTVQLTAGFEGMIGDYSWNAFYTYGRNSAIDRSKNYINMENAIKSVNENCEGVTVTGTPDNYTVDGNDPTAPCINYFGLGSVSAADADYIRYTDQGTSGTEMHHLAASISGELFDLPAGTVGFAFGIEHREEEAFNQPDAFSSSGIGSGNAVQPTSGGYKVDEAYLEVVVPLLADLPFAQQVDLEAAIRAFDYDTFGSDDTYKLGLTWRMNDAIMLRSVLSTAFRAPSVGELFGGQSDSYTNFNDPCNGVGGPTGDPQYATACGNDVANGLIPGDGSWSQGNGQVRAVVGGNPDLGPETADTFTVGLVVEPLEGLSFTVDYYDIEIDNVVSSVSVGTKLDNCYAAGADGGVGGASVWCDDSVQRNAIGDFDGVSATNANLSTWALEGIDTNIQYNFDAFGLDWSADWEASYIESWEITGFAGEEPVDYVGVALSGSGSIPELKQNFSLRVSGENWTVGYNLMWVDELETESTAWDETADPADYYDTTADSFMSHNISGTYHINEHVTIRGGVDNFTDEEPPYYSDYDDSNTDTTLYHYVGVNYYVGTTVTF from the coding sequence ATGTATAGCAATAATAAACTTGCTAAAGCAGTTCGCCTAGCAATGGTGTTTGGCGCAAGTGCAACAGCTGGTATTTCTGCAAACGCATTCGCGGCAGAAGAAGCAACAGCTGAAGAAGAAGTAGAACGCATTGAAGTAACTGGTTCACGTATCAAACGTGCAGATATGGAAAGCGCATCTCCAGTAACAGTAATTACTACTGAAGATATGAAAATCCAAGGTATCTCTAACGTAGCAGATGCACTTCAAAACATGACTGCCCAATCAGGTGGTTTAACAGCAGCAGTAAACAATGGTGGTAACGGTAACGCAACTGTTAACCTTCGTGGTTTAGGTTCTAACCGTACTCTAGTATTGGTTAACGGCCGTCGTATGGTTGCTTCAGGTACTGGTGCAAGTGCTCGTGTTGATTTAAACACAATCCCAATGTCTGCAGTTAAGCGTATTGAAGTACTTAAAGATGGTGCTTCTGCTGTATACGGTTCTGACGCAATCGCTGGTGTTGTTAACATCATTATGCGTGATGACTTCGAAGGTTTTGAATTTGACGCAAGTTATTCAGAAACTGCTGAAGGTGACGGTGATGAAGCTAGCTTAAGTACTACATTTGGTATCTCTAGCGACAAAGGTAACATCGTAGTTAACCTTGGTTTCTATGACCGTGGTGAAGTTCGTCAAGCTGATCGTTCATACTCTGAATGTCCAATTTGGGAAGGTACTAACGATGATGGTACTCCAAACCAATACTGTGGTGGTTCTTCTTTCTCACTAGGTATGAATGCATTCTTACCTGACGGCCGTCGTGTACAATTCGAGCCAGGCGGAAACAACTCTTCAACAGCTGCTGGTTACCATGACTGGATTAACGCTGGTGACAACAACGATAGATATAACTACTCTGCGTTATCTTACCTTTCAACTCCAGCTACTCGTTACAACGTATCTGTATTGGGTAACTATGAAATTGCTGACGACTTAAACTTCTTCTCAGAAGCTTACTACACAAACCGTCATTCAATTCAACAAATGGCTCCACAACCAATTTACTACGCATACGGTGCAAACGGTCGTAATTGGACTATGAGTGATGATCCTTCAGTATACCCATTTGTTAATTTATATGACTTTGCTGGTACTGGTGATACAATTTACCCACTACGTCGTATGCAAGAAGTTGGTCCACGTATTTTCGAACAAGAAGTTAACACTGTTCAGTTAACTGCTGGTTTTGAAGGTATGATTGGTGATTACTCTTGGAACGCGTTCTACACGTATGGTCGTAACTCTGCGATTGACCGTTCTAAAAACTACATCAACATGGAAAACGCTATAAAATCAGTTAACGAAAACTGTGAAGGCGTAACTGTTACTGGTACACCTGACAACTACACTGTAGATGGTAATGATCCAACAGCTCCATGTATTAACTACTTCGGTCTAGGTTCTGTTTCTGCAGCTGATGCAGATTACATCCGTTACACTGACCAAGGTACTTCTGGTACAGAAATGCACCACTTAGCGGCAAGTATTTCAGGTGAATTATTTGACTTACCAGCTGGTACTGTAGGTTTTGCATTCGGTATCGAGCATCGTGAAGAAGAAGCATTTAACCAACCAGATGCATTCTCATCTTCTGGGATCGGTTCAGGTAATGCTGTACAACCTACTTCTGGTGGCTACAAAGTTGATGAAGCTTACCTAGAAGTTGTTGTTCCTCTATTAGCTGATTTACCATTTGCACAACAAGTAGATTTAGAAGCTGCTATCCGTGCATTTGATTACGATACTTTCGGTTCAGACGATACTTACAAGTTAGGTTTAACTTGGAGAATGAACGATGCAATCATGCTTCGCTCTGTATTATCAACTGCTTTCCGTGCACCTTCTGTAGGTGAGTTATTCGGTGGTCAATCTGATTCTTACACTAACTTCAACGATCCATGTAACGGTGTTGGTGGTCCAACTGGTGACCCTCAATACGCTACAGCTTGTGGTAACGATGTTGCTAACGGCTTAATCCCTGGTGACGGTTCATGGTCTCAAGGTAACGGTCAAGTACGTGCTGTTGTTGGTGGTAACCCAGACCTAGGTCCAGAAACTGCTGATACATTCACAGTTGGTTTAGTTGTTGAACCTCTAGAAGGTTTAAGCTTCACAGTTGATTACTACGATATTGAAATTGACAATGTTGTAAGCTCTGTAAGTGTTGGTACTAAACTAGATAACTGTTATGCAGCAGGTGCTGATGGTGGTGTTGGTGGTGCTAGCGTATGGTGTGATGACAGTGTACAACGTAATGCTATCGGTGATTTCGATGGTGTTTCAGCAACTAACGCTAACCTTTCAACATGGGCTCTTGAAGGTATTGATACTAACATTCAATACAACTTCGATGCGTTCGGTTTAGACTGGTCTGCTGATTGGGAAGCTTCTTACATTGAAAGCTGGGAAATCACAGGTTTCGCAGGTGAAGAACCAGTTGATTACGTAGGTGTTGCATTATCAGGTTCTGGCTCTATCCCAGAATTGAAGCAAAACTTCAGCTTACGTGTTAGCGGTGAAAACTGGACTGTTGGTTACAACTTAATGTGGGTTGACGAGTTAGAAACAGAGTCAACTGCATGGGATGAGACTGCTGATCCAGCTGATTACTACGATACAACTGCTGATTCGTTTATGTCTCACAACATCAGTGGTACATACCACATCAACGAACACGTTACGATTCGTGGTGGTGTAGATAACTTTACTGACGAAGAGCCGCCGTACTACTCTGATTACGATGACTCAAACACTGATACTACTTTGTATCACTACGTTGGTGTTAACTACTATGTAGGTACTACAGTTACTTTCTAA
- a CDS encoding tetratricopeptide repeat-containing sulfotransferase family protein encodes MILPQDYKQQLEQANNLHRQGQFNQAEALYLQLKDVNNSDSNVLSALSNLYLQQQKVDKALPLLIELQVLNPSNAKLLNTLIQILSSANNWNEVCKCYERFYQTMEQSSEQMLATHSFNYAYYLKLAQRYVDAIDYFNVALNHNIDRCEEVYLSVGVIYAEHLYNWQEAEQAFLNAIEHNARYAPAYYNLATLYEEKGSRERAIEYFQQTLKYDASHFNALSRLAELYTFNSVNDPLISQLKHALTVSRNDVEAGINLNYALGKAFDECKDYQQAFSYYQSANKLNQSIQNPYSKALAEEFHKDNIATFNKQWFEQLEPISTKEVIFICGMFRSGSTLTEQILASHPEVSAAGELDFIPNLVASNFTGYPQSISKVESKQLTEFAKQYCSALNEACPGSNFVTDKRPDNFLYIGLIKTLFPNAKIIHTTRNRLDNCLSIYFLRLGESLNYATSLEHTQHYFDQHSLMMDYWKEMFPNDIFASNYEELINSPKASITRLLSFLKLDWHEQCLQFPSLTNRVKTASVWKVRKPLFTKSIGRWKNYEAFID; translated from the coding sequence GTGATTCTACCTCAAGATTATAAGCAACAATTAGAACAAGCCAATAACTTGCATCGTCAAGGGCAATTTAACCAGGCTGAAGCCCTTTATTTACAATTAAAAGACGTGAATAACAGTGATAGCAATGTTTTATCGGCATTAAGCAATTTGTATTTACAGCAGCAGAAAGTCGACAAAGCATTACCGCTGTTAATAGAACTGCAGGTATTAAACCCAAGTAATGCAAAACTACTTAACACCTTAATTCAAATCTTGTCTTCAGCTAATAATTGGAATGAGGTGTGCAAGTGTTATGAACGCTTTTATCAAACTATGGAGCAAAGCTCTGAGCAAATGCTTGCCACCCATAGTTTTAACTATGCTTATTATTTAAAGCTTGCTCAGCGCTATGTAGACGCTATTGATTATTTCAACGTAGCGCTTAACCATAATATAGACCGATGCGAAGAGGTTTATTTAAGTGTTGGGGTTATTTATGCAGAGCATTTATATAATTGGCAAGAAGCTGAACAGGCGTTTTTAAACGCTATTGAACATAATGCTCGTTATGCTCCAGCCTATTATAACTTGGCAACCCTGTACGAAGAGAAGGGCAGTAGAGAACGTGCTATAGAGTATTTTCAGCAAACTCTAAAGTATGATGCATCGCATTTTAATGCTTTATCTCGTTTAGCAGAGCTGTACACGTTTAACTCGGTAAATGATCCGCTGATCAGTCAGTTAAAACACGCATTAACCGTTAGCCGTAATGATGTTGAGGCAGGCATTAATTTAAATTATGCATTGGGGAAAGCCTTTGATGAATGTAAAGATTATCAACAGGCGTTTTCTTATTATCAAAGTGCGAATAAGCTGAATCAATCAATACAAAACCCATATTCGAAAGCATTAGCCGAAGAGTTTCATAAAGACAATATTGCTACGTTTAATAAACAGTGGTTTGAGCAACTTGAACCAATATCAACTAAAGAGGTGATCTTTATTTGTGGCATGTTCCGCTCAGGTTCAACCCTAACGGAGCAAATTTTAGCCTCACATCCTGAAGTGAGTGCTGCTGGAGAGCTGGATTTTATTCCTAATTTAGTGGCAAGTAATTTTACAGGTTATCCGCAGTCAATATCTAAGGTAGAGTCTAAGCAATTAACTGAATTTGCCAAACAATACTGCAGCGCGTTAAATGAAGCCTGCCCAGGCAGCAATTTTGTAACCGATAAAAGGCCTGACAATTTTCTTTATATTGGTTTAATCAAAACATTATTTCCGAATGCAAAGATTATTCATACGACTAGAAACAGGCTGGATAACTGCTTATCGATTTACTTTTTACGCTTAGGCGAATCGTTAAATTATGCAACGAGCCTTGAACATACGCAGCATTACTTTGATCAGCATAGTTTAATGATGGATTATTGGAAGGAGATGTTTCCTAATGATATCTTTGCTTCGAACTATGAAGAGTTGATTAACTCGCCTAAAGCAAGCATTACACGCCTGTTATCCTTTTTAAAGCTTGATTGGCATGAACAATGTTTACAATTTCCTAGCTTAACGAATAGAGTGAAAACGGCAAGCGTATGGAAGGTTAGAAAGCCTTTGTTTACAAAGAGCATTGGCAGATGGAAAAACTACGAAGCGTTTATCGATTAA
- a CDS encoding tetratricopeptide repeat protein, protein MPPSPQQTTQYIVKLINEQQFQQANSLLSPLIKSNVNNVQLWHLQSIIFHGLARHKDCEKALTKALAINPNYIPSLNNLATLYKQQHKVDAAIKVYKKILTTAPNDINTLFNVGVLLNGQSQFEQAKNVLAKALTLNSKDVNILIALGQSNLHLDNFDDAKTHFQSALNLQSNNIAALNNLGLVLKKQCLFKDAISTFRKALTFAPAKPELLKNLASCYTLTGEISKSKQLYQQIIEQSPLDLDAHHWLNQMLWEHQDESFLHSYHLALKTNQGNPNLQLALAHKLRQSGEDSKAKDILEGILKANKKHVPSLLEVADIYRQDGDFEQSLKCLTLANKQENSNPEVKQELAKSFISINQPKSALSLLNKLLKQEPYHQGYWAYKTTALRLQNSAEYDYLCDYDKFILKAFIDIPKGYSDLNVFNQELSEALKTIHYGKSHPLDQTLISGSQTGEKLFDYHLPIINEIKQSLQQQTKEFLAQLPKDPKHPMLSRNTLNFVETDSWSVILNNSGFHKNHYHPAGWYSSCYYVKVPSLVSSTNTKQGWINFGQPGFNHQSQLSAEISVQPKEGLIVQFPSYFWHGTNPFSSEEKRITTPYDILPI, encoded by the coding sequence ATGCCTCCCTCACCTCAACAAACCACACAATACATAGTTAAGCTAATTAATGAGCAGCAATTTCAACAGGCAAATTCATTGCTCAGCCCGTTAATCAAGTCAAACGTAAATAACGTGCAGCTCTGGCATTTACAATCAATAATATTTCATGGCCTGGCGCGGCATAAAGATTGTGAAAAGGCGTTAACTAAAGCGTTAGCGATAAACCCTAATTACATTCCTTCACTTAATAATTTAGCCACCTTATATAAGCAGCAACACAAAGTTGACGCTGCAATTAAGGTTTATAAGAAAATATTAACCACCGCACCAAATGACATCAATACGTTATTTAATGTAGGCGTTCTACTAAATGGCCAGTCTCAATTCGAGCAAGCTAAAAACGTATTAGCGAAAGCGCTAACGCTAAATAGCAAAGACGTTAATATTTTAATTGCCCTTGGTCAGTCCAACCTGCACTTAGACAACTTTGACGATGCAAAGACTCATTTTCAATCGGCGTTAAATCTTCAAAGCAACAACATTGCGGCATTAAATAATTTAGGCCTTGTATTAAAAAAACAATGCTTATTCAAAGACGCTATTTCGACATTCAGAAAAGCATTAACGTTTGCGCCGGCTAAACCTGAATTGCTGAAAAACTTAGCAAGCTGTTACACCCTTACCGGTGAAATTTCGAAGAGTAAACAGCTATATCAACAAATAATAGAGCAATCTCCTTTAGACTTGGATGCTCACCATTGGTTAAATCAAATGCTGTGGGAGCACCAAGATGAATCGTTCTTACACTCTTATCATCTCGCGTTAAAAACCAATCAAGGAAATCCTAATTTGCAGTTGGCGTTAGCCCACAAACTGCGTCAATCAGGAGAAGACAGTAAAGCAAAGGATATACTCGAAGGTATTTTAAAAGCGAATAAAAAGCACGTACCTAGTTTATTGGAAGTTGCCGATATATACCGACAAGATGGTGATTTTGAGCAATCATTAAAATGTTTGACTCTGGCTAATAAGCAAGAGAACTCAAACCCAGAAGTGAAGCAGGAATTAGCCAAGAGTTTTATCAGTATTAACCAGCCTAAAAGTGCACTATCTTTACTGAATAAACTGTTAAAACAAGAGCCGTATCATCAAGGCTACTGGGCTTATAAAACTACAGCACTGAGACTCCAAAATAGTGCAGAGTATGACTATTTATGTGATTACGACAAGTTCATACTTAAGGCGTTTATCGATATACCTAAGGGCTATAGCGATCTTAATGTATTTAATCAGGAGCTAAGTGAAGCGCTAAAAACGATTCACTATGGTAAGTCTCACCCACTCGATCAAACGTTAATTAGTGGCAGCCAAACGGGTGAAAAATTGTTTGATTACCACTTACCGATCATTAATGAGATAAAACAAAGCTTACAGCAACAAACAAAAGAGTTTTTGGCGCAACTGCCAAAAGACCCGAAACATCCTATGCTATCAAGAAACACGCTTAACTTTGTTGAAACAGATTCTTGGTCTGTGATCTTGAATAACAGCGGTTTTCATAAAAATCATTACCACCCGGCAGGTTGGTACAGCAGCTGTTACTATGTGAAGGTACCCAGCTTGGTCAGCAGCACTAACACGAAACAGGGATGGATTAACTTTGGCCAACCTGGTTTTAACCATCAAAGCCAACTAAGCGCTGAAATTAGTGTACAACCGAAAGAAGGGCTTATTGTACAATTTCCATCTTATTTCTGGCATGGCACAAACCCGTTTAGCAGCGAAGAAAAGCGAATAACAACGCCATATGACATTTTACCAATATAA
- a CDS encoding DUF3450 domain-containing protein, producing the protein MSKKSLIATSIIGAMALVGSNVANANSLKELHKSEAATVKASVKSQQKINNIYEQSQELLAEYRTVVDETENLKVYNDHVQRLVNDQQKGIDSLVRQIGTIAETKMGVVPLMYKMIASLEQFVAADIPVNLVDRNKRLDQLNDIMSRQGISVAEQFRLVLEAYDIETSYGSMFGAYQGELEFEGQKITVDFVHMGRTVLVAQSLDLKNAWIWDNSTRSWLALGDEYLNPITKAVRMARKQTAPDLIKLPVYAAGAGE; encoded by the coding sequence ATAAGCAAGAAAAGCCTTATCGCAACGTCGATTATCGGGGCTATGGCATTAGTAGGTAGCAATGTAGCTAACGCTAATAGCCTTAAAGAATTACACAAGAGTGAAGCAGCAACAGTTAAAGCTTCTGTTAAATCACAACAAAAAATCAATAACATCTACGAGCAATCACAAGAATTACTTGCTGAATACCGTACTGTTGTTGACGAAACTGAAAACTTGAAAGTTTATAACGATCATGTTCAACGTTTAGTTAACGACCAACAAAAAGGTATTGATTCTTTAGTACGTCAAATTGGTACTATCGCAGAGACTAAAATGGGCGTTGTTCCATTAATGTACAAAATGATTGCTTCTTTAGAGCAATTTGTTGCCGCAGATATTCCTGTAAACTTAGTTGATCGTAACAAGCGTTTAGACCAACTTAACGACATCATGTCTCGTCAAGGTATCTCAGTAGCTGAGCAATTCCGTCTTGTACTTGAAGCTTACGACATTGAAACTTCATACGGTTCTATGTTTGGTGCTTACCAAGGTGAACTTGAGTTTGAAGGCCAAAAAATTACTGTTGATTTCGTACACATGGGTCGTACCGTGTTAGTAGCGCAATCTCTTGATTTAAAAAATGCTTGGATTTGGGATAACAGCACTCGCTCATGGTTAGCGCTTGGTGATGAATACCTAAACCCAATTACTAAAGCCGTACGTATGGCACGTAAGCAAACTGCTCCAGATCTAATCAAGTTACCTGTATATGCAGCGGGGGCTGGTGAATAA
- a CDS encoding MotA/TolQ/ExbB proton channel family protein encodes MNKFIKTAAVAATLMLTAGISTNAAANQLDDLLKQVKADRVSVAKLDKKREQEFLAARADKQALLKKAQAERAAEQARNARLTKAFADNERMLTTKEAELEAAKGDLGEMFGVVRRASGNAYGTIATSIVSAQYPGREATLDKLANAKEIPVLSELEELWFAMQTEMTESGKITSFEAEVTQLDGSKSSQQITRIGSFNLVSEQGYLNYNDEQGQIQPLGKQPDGSIVGTVSPFIAMTSGYAPLFLDPSKGTILNLETQKATLEERFHQGGTVGYVIAGVLAFGLLIAIERLVFLFLVGGKIAAQLKNRTTPNANNPLGRLLQVYQDNKNVDAETLELKLDEAILRETPKIERGINIIKILAAIAPLLGLLGTVVGMIGTFQSITLYGTGDPKIMAGDISMALVTTAQGLIAALPLILVHSVVAGRGKSIFHILDEQSAGIVAEIAEKEKQ; translated from the coding sequence ATGAATAAATTTATTAAAACGGCAGCAGTAGCTGCAACTCTAATGTTAACAGCTGGTATTTCTACAAATGCTGCAGCTAACCAATTAGACGACTTATTAAAGCAAGTTAAAGCTGATCGTGTATCAGTTGCTAAACTTGACAAAAAACGTGAACAAGAGTTTTTAGCAGCACGCGCTGATAAACAAGCTCTTTTAAAGAAAGCACAAGCTGAACGTGCAGCTGAACAAGCTCGTAACGCTCGTTTAACTAAAGCGTTTGCTGACAACGAAAGAATGCTAACAACTAAAGAAGCCGAGCTAGAAGCAGCTAAAGGCGATTTAGGCGAAATGTTTGGTGTTGTTCGTCGTGCATCTGGTAATGCTTACGGTACAATCGCTACTTCAATTGTAAGTGCACAGTACCCAGGTCGTGAAGCAACTCTTGATAAACTAGCTAACGCTAAAGAAATCCCAGTTCTTTCTGAATTAGAAGAACTTTGGTTTGCAATGCAAACAGAGATGACTGAATCAGGTAAAATCACTTCTTTCGAAGCTGAAGTTACTCAATTAGACGGTTCTAAATCTTCTCAACAAATTACTCGTATTGGTTCGTTTAACCTAGTTTCTGAGCAAGGTTACTTAAACTACAACGATGAGCAAGGTCAAATTCAACCTCTAGGTAAGCAACCTGACGGTAGCATTGTTGGTACGGTTTCACCGTTCATCGCAATGACTTCTGGTTACGCACCATTGTTCCTTGATCCATCTAAAGGCACAATCTTAAACCTAGAAACGCAAAAAGCGACTTTAGAAGAACGTTTCCACCAAGGTGGTACAGTTGGTTATGTAATCGCTGGTGTTCTTGCTTTCGGTCTATTAATTGCTATCGAACGTTTAGTATTCTTATTCTTAGTTGGTGGCAAAATTGCAGCACAACTTAAGAACCGTACTACTCCTAATGCAAACAACCCACTAGGTCGTTTGTTACAGGTTTATCAAGATAACAAGAATGTTGATGCTGAAACGCTTGAACTTAAACTTGATGAAGCTATTTTACGTGAAACGCCAAAAATTGAACGTGGTATTAATATCATCAAGATTTTAGCGGCTATCGCTCCACTATTAGGTCTATTAGGTACAGTTGTTGGTATGATCGGTACTTTCCAATCAATTACACTTTACGGTACTGGTGACCCTAAAATCATGGCTGGCGATATCTCTATGGCACTTGTAACAACAGCACAAGGTCTAATCGCTGCATTACCATTAATCCTAGTACATTCAGTTGTAGCAGGTCGCGGTAAATCAATCTTCCACATTCTTGACGAGCAAAGCGCAGGTATTGTTGCTGAAATCGCCGAGAAGGAGAAACAGTAA